From Synoicihabitans lomoniglobus, the proteins below share one genomic window:
- a CDS encoding Asp23/Gls24 family envelope stress response protein produces MQSPEFNPPPRYDDQPDLGDIKINHNVIAGIVRLAALQVNGVAGVGGGIVDGIGEIFTKKEADHRGVRVNESENGEYDIEVRLIVAYGSEIGQTAYEVQVDVRKQVMAMTGKEVRKVDVIIEGVRLPGEKPGTDDELWPTQQATD; encoded by the coding sequence ATGCAATCGCCCGAGTTCAACCCACCACCGCGCTACGACGACCAGCCCGATTTGGGTGACATTAAGATCAACCACAATGTCATCGCCGGGATCGTGCGCCTCGCCGCCCTGCAGGTGAATGGCGTGGCCGGAGTCGGCGGCGGGATCGTGGATGGCATCGGAGAGATTTTCACCAAAAAGGAGGCGGATCACCGAGGCGTCCGCGTCAACGAATCCGAAAACGGCGAATACGACATCGAGGTGCGGCTGATCGTGGCCTACGGCTCCGAGATCGGCCAGACCGCCTACGAAGTCCAGGTCGACGTGCGCAAACAGGTCATGGCCATGACCGGCAAGGAAGTGCGCAAGGTGGACGTCATCATCGAGGGTGTCCGCTTACCCGGCGAAAAACCCGGCACCGACGACGAACTCTGGCCCACTCAACAAGCGACCGACTGA